The proteins below come from a single Aptenodytes patagonicus chromosome 20, bAptPat1.pri.cur, whole genome shotgun sequence genomic window:
- the MAPT gene encoding microtubule-associated protein tau isoform X6 has product MAEQRQDVTVMEDHAAGQEKHIPSGYPLQIPVDDGSDEPVSETSDAKSTPTTEDATAPLVEEGDHEDQGGVEQHGEIPEGTTAEEAGVGATPNLEDHAAGDAAQGEPSSPKLQPGPQERVGDAIKRESQPTKQVAGVLQQPLLSHETKATTAAPTRIEVTIPIPLDMYQDSRASEDNELWDHRGREGIGMDPALGTELGRGVRAEGLAGAGGTDDSHIKDGPSPSSYTRAPLKEDASGRERDEDRDIDETSEQDLLSLVAQHVSPGPEMGLCPATAKEALEEYAFEENKSKDVLRDIPREALRVETESHKAGEDQEERRQPLRGEEDTDVTPSEPSEIISQKEAEPREGEDSGPLLEAAKLTVELKDDVEDKDAPLEEAVPDTGERRTPKKKPCAHVADKAVSRVPLLKGRIDSKDKEGTEAEEKKPKKSSPSTAKPPGDRPSIPPQRHTSSSTTPSKTPSSPASTSKRVSSVTSRPASTGTQEMKAKGPEMRGGTKTATPRSAAGQAQRNSTNATRIPAKTPTAPKTPPSSGRKEQKKPPPAAAKSEKGEQPKSGDRSGYSSPGSPGTPGSRSRTPSLPTPPAREPKKVAVVRTPPKSPASAKSRIQPSAAPMPDLKNVKSKIGSTENLKHQPGGGKVQIVYKPVDLSHVTSKCGSLGNIHHKPGGGQVEVKSEKLDFKDKVQSKIGSLDNISHVPGGGNKKIETHKLTFRENAKAKTDHGAEIVYKSPTISGDASPRRLSNVSSTGSINMVDSPQLATLADEVSASLAKQGL; this is encoded by the exons ATGGCGGAGCAGCGTCAGGACGTCACCGTGATGGAGGATCATGCAGCTGGCCAGGAGAAGCACATCCCATCAG GCTATCCCCTTCAGATACCAGTCGATGATGGATCAGATGAGCCTGTTTCTGAAACATCTGACGCTAAGAGCACCCCAACTACGGAAG ATGCCACAGCACCTTTAGTGGAGGAAGGAGACCACGAGGATCAGGGTGGTGTCGAACAGCATGGGGAGATCCCGGAAGGAACCACAG CTGAAGAGGCAGGCGTAGGAGCCACCCCCAACCTGGAGGATCAtgctgcaggagatgctgctcAAG GGGAGCCAAGCTCTCCAAAGCTACAGCCTGGCCCTCAGGAGCGTGTGGGAGatgcaataaaaagagaaagccagCCCACAAAGCAGGTAGCTGGGGTTCTTCAGCAGCCTCTTCTGTCGCATGAAACGAAGGCTACAACAGCAGCTCCCACCAGAATCGAGGTCACCATCCCAATACCCCTGGATATGTACCAAGACTCCAGAGCATCTGAAGACAACGAGTTGTGGGATCATCGAGGCAGAGAAGGCATTGGTATGGATCCAGCGCTGGGAACAGAGCTAGGTCGTGGTGTGCGCGCTGAGGGGTTGGCAGGAGCAGGTGGCACAGACGACTCCCATATTAAAGATGGGCCATCTCCTTCTTCATATACCAGAGCTCCATTAAAAGAAGATGCCAGTGGACGGGAAAGAGATGAGGACCGTGATATTGATGAAACTTCTGAACAGGATTTGCTTTCCCTGGTGGCACAGCATGTTTCACCAGGACCTGAAATGGGCTTGTGTCCAGCAACAGCCAAGGAAGCTCTTGAAGAATATGCCTTTGAAGAAAACAAGTCCAAAGATGTCCTCAGAGACATACCAAGAGAGGCACTTCGTGTTGAAACTGAATCACATAAAGCAGGAGAGGACCAAGAGGAGAGGAGACAGCCATTGAGGGGGGAAGAAGACACAGATGTCACTCCATCAGAGCCTTCCGAAATCATCTCCCAAAAAGAAGCAGAACCCAGGGAGGGAGAAGATTCTGGACCCTTGCTAGAAGCAGCCAAACTCACTGTTGAGTTAAAAGATGACGTGGAAGACAAAGATGCTCCTTTGGAAGAGGCTGTGCCAGATACAGGAGAACGCCGGACACCCAAGAAGAAACCTTGTGCTCATGTTGCAGATAAAGCCGTCAGTCGCGTCCCTCTCCTAAAAG GTCGTATTGACAGCAAAGACAAGGAAGGGACTGAAGCTGAGGAAAAGAAACCGAAG AAATCCTCACCTTCCACTGCCAAACCCCCAGGCGATAGaccctccatccccccccaacGACACACCTCCTCTAGCACAACCCCTTCGAAAACACCTTCCAGCCCTGCTTCCACCTCTAAACGAGTCTCTTCCGTCACATCCCGACCTGCCAGTACAGGAACGCAAGAAATGAAAGCCAAG GGCCCGGAGATGAGAGGTGGCACGAAGACGGCCACGCCGCGGTCTGCagctgggcaggctcagaggaacTCGACCAATGCCACACGCATCCCAGCAAAGACCCCCACGGCCCCCAAGACACCTCCCAGCTCCG gcagaaaggagcagaaaaaaccacctcctgcagcagcaaaGTCTGAGAAAG GTGAGCAGCCAAAGTCTGGAGACAGAAGCGGTTACAGCAGTCCCGGCTCCCCCGGGACTCCAGGCAGCCGTTCCCGCACTCCCTCTctgcccaccccaccagccagggaGCCCAAGAAGGTGGCAGTGGTTCGCACACCACCGAAATCTCCTGCATCTGCCAAGAGCCGCATCCAGCCGTCTGCCGCACCCATGCCTGATCTGAAAAATGTGAAGTCCAAAATTGGCTCAACTGAAAACCTGAAGCACCAGCCCGGAGGTGGCAAG GTTCAAATCGTTTACAAGCCAGTCGACCTGAGCCACGTGACATCCAAATGTGGTTCCCTGGGCAACATCCATCACAAACCAG GCGGTGGCCAGGTGGAGGTGAAATCTGAGAAACTGGACTTCAAAGATAAGGTGCAATCAAAAATCGGGTCCTTAGATAACATCAGCCACGTCCctggaggaggaaataaaaag ATTGAGACTCACAAGCTGACTTTCCGCGAGAACGCCAAAGCCAAGACCGACCACGGCGCCGAAATCGTCTACAAGTCCCCTACCATCTCCGGAGATGCCTCCCCGCGCCGCCTTAGCAACGTCTCCTCCACCGGCAGCATCAATATGGTGGACTCCCCCCAGCTCGCCACGCTAGCCGACGAAGTGTCTGCTTCGCTGGCCAAGCAGGGCTTGTGA
- the MAPT gene encoding microtubule-associated protein tau isoform X4 has translation MAEQRQDVTVMEDHAAGQEKHIPSAEEAGVGATPNLEDHAAGDAAQGEPSSPKLQPGPQERVGDAIKRESQPTKQVAGVLQQPLLSHETKATTAAPTRIEVTIPIPLDMYQDSRASEDNELWDHRGREGIGMDPALGTELGRGVRAEGLAGAGGTDDSHIKDGPSPSSYTRAPLKEDASGRERDEDRDIDETSEQDLLSLVAQHVSPGPEMGLCPATAKEALEEYAFEENKSKDVLRDIPREALRVETESHKAGEDQEERRQPLRGEEDTDVTPSEPSEIISQKEAEPREGEDSGPLLEAAKLTVELKDDVEDKDAPLEEAVPDTGERRTPKKKPCAHVADKAVSRVPLLKGRIDSKDKEGTEAEEKKPKKSSPSTAKPPGDRPSIPPQRHTSSSTTPSKTPSSPASTSKRVSSVTSRPASTGTQEMKAKGPEMRGGTKTATPRSAAGQAQRNSTNATRIPAKTPTAPKTPPSSGRKEQKKPPPAAAKSEKGEQPKSGDRSGYSSPGSPGTPGSRSRTPSLPTPPAREPKKVAVVRTPPKSPASAKSRIQPSAAPMPDLKNVKSKIGSTENLKHQPGGGKVQIINKKLDFSSVQSKCGSKDNIKHIPGGGSVQIVNKKLDFSSVQSRCGSKDNIKHIPGGGSVQIVYKPVDLSHVTSKCGSLGNIHHKPGGGQVEVKSEKLDFKDKVQSKIGSLDNISHVPGGGNKKIETHKLTFRENAKAKTDHGAEIVYKSPTISGDASPRRLSNVSSTGSINMVDSPQLATLADEVSASLAKQGL, from the exons ATGGCGGAGCAGCGTCAGGACGTCACCGTGATGGAGGATCATGCAGCTGGCCAGGAGAAGCACATCCCATCAG CTGAAGAGGCAGGCGTAGGAGCCACCCCCAACCTGGAGGATCAtgctgcaggagatgctgctcAAG GGGAGCCAAGCTCTCCAAAGCTACAGCCTGGCCCTCAGGAGCGTGTGGGAGatgcaataaaaagagaaagccagCCCACAAAGCAGGTAGCTGGGGTTCTTCAGCAGCCTCTTCTGTCGCATGAAACGAAGGCTACAACAGCAGCTCCCACCAGAATCGAGGTCACCATCCCAATACCCCTGGATATGTACCAAGACTCCAGAGCATCTGAAGACAACGAGTTGTGGGATCATCGAGGCAGAGAAGGCATTGGTATGGATCCAGCGCTGGGAACAGAGCTAGGTCGTGGTGTGCGCGCTGAGGGGTTGGCAGGAGCAGGTGGCACAGACGACTCCCATATTAAAGATGGGCCATCTCCTTCTTCATATACCAGAGCTCCATTAAAAGAAGATGCCAGTGGACGGGAAAGAGATGAGGACCGTGATATTGATGAAACTTCTGAACAGGATTTGCTTTCCCTGGTGGCACAGCATGTTTCACCAGGACCTGAAATGGGCTTGTGTCCAGCAACAGCCAAGGAAGCTCTTGAAGAATATGCCTTTGAAGAAAACAAGTCCAAAGATGTCCTCAGAGACATACCAAGAGAGGCACTTCGTGTTGAAACTGAATCACATAAAGCAGGAGAGGACCAAGAGGAGAGGAGACAGCCATTGAGGGGGGAAGAAGACACAGATGTCACTCCATCAGAGCCTTCCGAAATCATCTCCCAAAAAGAAGCAGAACCCAGGGAGGGAGAAGATTCTGGACCCTTGCTAGAAGCAGCCAAACTCACTGTTGAGTTAAAAGATGACGTGGAAGACAAAGATGCTCCTTTGGAAGAGGCTGTGCCAGATACAGGAGAACGCCGGACACCCAAGAAGAAACCTTGTGCTCATGTTGCAGATAAAGCCGTCAGTCGCGTCCCTCTCCTAAAAG GTCGTATTGACAGCAAAGACAAGGAAGGGACTGAAGCTGAGGAAAAGAAACCGAAG AAATCCTCACCTTCCACTGCCAAACCCCCAGGCGATAGaccctccatccccccccaacGACACACCTCCTCTAGCACAACCCCTTCGAAAACACCTTCCAGCCCTGCTTCCACCTCTAAACGAGTCTCTTCCGTCACATCCCGACCTGCCAGTACAGGAACGCAAGAAATGAAAGCCAAG GGCCCGGAGATGAGAGGTGGCACGAAGACGGCCACGCCGCGGTCTGCagctgggcaggctcagaggaacTCGACCAATGCCACACGCATCCCAGCAAAGACCCCCACGGCCCCCAAGACACCTCCCAGCTCCG gcagaaaggagcagaaaaaaccacctcctgcagcagcaaaGTCTGAGAAAG GTGAGCAGCCAAAGTCTGGAGACAGAAGCGGTTACAGCAGTCCCGGCTCCCCCGGGACTCCAGGCAGCCGTTCCCGCACTCCCTCTctgcccaccccaccagccagggaGCCCAAGAAGGTGGCAGTGGTTCGCACACCACCGAAATCTCCTGCATCTGCCAAGAGCCGCATCCAGCCGTCTGCCGCACCCATGCCTGATCTGAAAAATGTGAAGTCCAAAATTGGCTCAACTGAAAACCTGAAGCACCAGCCCGGAGGTGGCAAG GTGCAGATTATTAATAAGAAGCTGGACTTTAGCAGCGTTCAATCCAAGTGTGGCTCAAAGGATAATATCAAACACATCCCAGGAGGAGGCAGT GTGCAGATTGTTAATAAGAAGCTGGACTTTAGCAGCGTTCAATCCAGGTGTGGCTCAAAGGATAATATCAAACACATCCCGGGAGGAGGCAGT GTTCAAATCGTTTACAAGCCAGTCGACCTGAGCCACGTGACATCCAAATGTGGTTCCCTGGGCAACATCCATCACAAACCAG GCGGTGGCCAGGTGGAGGTGAAATCTGAGAAACTGGACTTCAAAGATAAGGTGCAATCAAAAATCGGGTCCTTAGATAACATCAGCCACGTCCctggaggaggaaataaaaag ATTGAGACTCACAAGCTGACTTTCCGCGAGAACGCCAAAGCCAAGACCGACCACGGCGCCGAAATCGTCTACAAGTCCCCTACCATCTCCGGAGATGCCTCCCCGCGCCGCCTTAGCAACGTCTCCTCCACCGGCAGCATCAATATGGTGGACTCCCCCCAGCTCGCCACGCTAGCCGACGAAGTGTCTGCTTCGCTGGCCAAGCAGGGCTTGTGA
- the MAPT gene encoding microtubule-associated protein tau isoform X10, whose protein sequence is MAEQRQDVTVMEDHAAGQEKHIPSGYPLQIPVDDGSDEPVSETSDAKSTPTTEDATAPLVEEGDHEDQGGVEQHGEIPEGTTAEEAGVGATPNLEDHAAGDAAQGRIDSKDKEGTEAEEKKPKGPEMRGGTKTATPRSAAGQAQRNSTNATRIPAKTPTAPKTPPSSGRKEQKKPPPAAAKSEKGEQPKSGDRSGYSSPGSPGTPGSRSRTPSLPTPPAREPKKVAVVRTPPKSPASAKSRIQPSAAPMPDLKNVKSKIGSTENLKHQPGGGKVQIVYKPVDLSHVTSKCGSLGNIHHKPGGGQVEVKSEKLDFKDKVQSKIGSLDNISHVPGGGNKKIETHKLTFRENAKAKTDHGAEIVYKSPTISGDASPRRLSNVSSTGSINMVDSPQLATLADEVSASLAKQGL, encoded by the exons ATGGCGGAGCAGCGTCAGGACGTCACCGTGATGGAGGATCATGCAGCTGGCCAGGAGAAGCACATCCCATCAG GCTATCCCCTTCAGATACCAGTCGATGATGGATCAGATGAGCCTGTTTCTGAAACATCTGACGCTAAGAGCACCCCAACTACGGAAG ATGCCACAGCACCTTTAGTGGAGGAAGGAGACCACGAGGATCAGGGTGGTGTCGAACAGCATGGGGAGATCCCGGAAGGAACCACAG CTGAAGAGGCAGGCGTAGGAGCCACCCCCAACCTGGAGGATCAtgctgcaggagatgctgctcAAG GTCGTATTGACAGCAAAGACAAGGAAGGGACTGAAGCTGAGGAAAAGAAACCGAAG GGCCCGGAGATGAGAGGTGGCACGAAGACGGCCACGCCGCGGTCTGCagctgggcaggctcagaggaacTCGACCAATGCCACACGCATCCCAGCAAAGACCCCCACGGCCCCCAAGACACCTCCCAGCTCCG gcagaaaggagcagaaaaaaccacctcctgcagcagcaaaGTCTGAGAAAG GTGAGCAGCCAAAGTCTGGAGACAGAAGCGGTTACAGCAGTCCCGGCTCCCCCGGGACTCCAGGCAGCCGTTCCCGCACTCCCTCTctgcccaccccaccagccagggaGCCCAAGAAGGTGGCAGTGGTTCGCACACCACCGAAATCTCCTGCATCTGCCAAGAGCCGCATCCAGCCGTCTGCCGCACCCATGCCTGATCTGAAAAATGTGAAGTCCAAAATTGGCTCAACTGAAAACCTGAAGCACCAGCCCGGAGGTGGCAAG GTTCAAATCGTTTACAAGCCAGTCGACCTGAGCCACGTGACATCCAAATGTGGTTCCCTGGGCAACATCCATCACAAACCAG GCGGTGGCCAGGTGGAGGTGAAATCTGAGAAACTGGACTTCAAAGATAAGGTGCAATCAAAAATCGGGTCCTTAGATAACATCAGCCACGTCCctggaggaggaaataaaaag ATTGAGACTCACAAGCTGACTTTCCGCGAGAACGCCAAAGCCAAGACCGACCACGGCGCCGAAATCGTCTACAAGTCCCCTACCATCTCCGGAGATGCCTCCCCGCGCCGCCTTAGCAACGTCTCCTCCACCGGCAGCATCAATATGGTGGACTCCCCCCAGCTCGCCACGCTAGCCGACGAAGTGTCTGCTTCGCTGGCCAAGCAGGGCTTGTGA
- the MAPT gene encoding microtubule-associated protein tau isoform X7, translating into MAEQRQDVTVMEDHAAGQEKHIPSGYPLQIPVDDGSDEPVSETSDAKSTPTTEDATAPLVEEGDHEDQGGVEQHGEIPEGTTAEEAGVGATPNLEDHAAGDAAQGRIDSKDKEGTEAEEKKPKKSSPSTAKPPGDRPSIPPQRHTSSSTTPSKTPSSPASTSKRVSSVTSRPASTGTQEMKAKGPEMRGGTKTATPRSAAGQAQRNSTNATRIPAKTPTAPKTPPSSGRKEQKKPPPAAAKSEKGEQPKSGDRSGYSSPGSPGTPGSRSRTPSLPTPPAREPKKVAVVRTPPKSPASAKSRIQPSAAPMPDLKNVKSKIGSTENLKHQPGGGKVQIINKKLDFSSVQSKCGSKDNIKHIPGGGSVQIVNKKLDFSSVQSRCGSKDNIKHIPGGGSVQIVYKPVDLSHVTSKCGSLGNIHHKPGGGQVEVKSEKLDFKDKVQSKIGSLDNISHVPGGGNKKIETHKLTFRENAKAKTDHGAEIVYKSPTISGDASPRRLSNVSSTGSINMVDSPQLATLADEVSASLAKQGL; encoded by the exons ATGGCGGAGCAGCGTCAGGACGTCACCGTGATGGAGGATCATGCAGCTGGCCAGGAGAAGCACATCCCATCAG GCTATCCCCTTCAGATACCAGTCGATGATGGATCAGATGAGCCTGTTTCTGAAACATCTGACGCTAAGAGCACCCCAACTACGGAAG ATGCCACAGCACCTTTAGTGGAGGAAGGAGACCACGAGGATCAGGGTGGTGTCGAACAGCATGGGGAGATCCCGGAAGGAACCACAG CTGAAGAGGCAGGCGTAGGAGCCACCCCCAACCTGGAGGATCAtgctgcaggagatgctgctcAAG GTCGTATTGACAGCAAAGACAAGGAAGGGACTGAAGCTGAGGAAAAGAAACCGAAG AAATCCTCACCTTCCACTGCCAAACCCCCAGGCGATAGaccctccatccccccccaacGACACACCTCCTCTAGCACAACCCCTTCGAAAACACCTTCCAGCCCTGCTTCCACCTCTAAACGAGTCTCTTCCGTCACATCCCGACCTGCCAGTACAGGAACGCAAGAAATGAAAGCCAAG GGCCCGGAGATGAGAGGTGGCACGAAGACGGCCACGCCGCGGTCTGCagctgggcaggctcagaggaacTCGACCAATGCCACACGCATCCCAGCAAAGACCCCCACGGCCCCCAAGACACCTCCCAGCTCCG gcagaaaggagcagaaaaaaccacctcctgcagcagcaaaGTCTGAGAAAG GTGAGCAGCCAAAGTCTGGAGACAGAAGCGGTTACAGCAGTCCCGGCTCCCCCGGGACTCCAGGCAGCCGTTCCCGCACTCCCTCTctgcccaccccaccagccagggaGCCCAAGAAGGTGGCAGTGGTTCGCACACCACCGAAATCTCCTGCATCTGCCAAGAGCCGCATCCAGCCGTCTGCCGCACCCATGCCTGATCTGAAAAATGTGAAGTCCAAAATTGGCTCAACTGAAAACCTGAAGCACCAGCCCGGAGGTGGCAAG GTGCAGATTATTAATAAGAAGCTGGACTTTAGCAGCGTTCAATCCAAGTGTGGCTCAAAGGATAATATCAAACACATCCCAGGAGGAGGCAGT GTGCAGATTGTTAATAAGAAGCTGGACTTTAGCAGCGTTCAATCCAGGTGTGGCTCAAAGGATAATATCAAACACATCCCGGGAGGAGGCAGT GTTCAAATCGTTTACAAGCCAGTCGACCTGAGCCACGTGACATCCAAATGTGGTTCCCTGGGCAACATCCATCACAAACCAG GCGGTGGCCAGGTGGAGGTGAAATCTGAGAAACTGGACTTCAAAGATAAGGTGCAATCAAAAATCGGGTCCTTAGATAACATCAGCCACGTCCctggaggaggaaataaaaag ATTGAGACTCACAAGCTGACTTTCCGCGAGAACGCCAAAGCCAAGACCGACCACGGCGCCGAAATCGTCTACAAGTCCCCTACCATCTCCGGAGATGCCTCCCCGCGCCGCCTTAGCAACGTCTCCTCCACCGGCAGCATCAATATGGTGGACTCCCCCCAGCTCGCCACGCTAGCCGACGAAGTGTCTGCTTCGCTGGCCAAGCAGGGCTTGTGA
- the MAPT gene encoding microtubule-associated protein tau isoform X8, with translation MAEQRQDVTVMEDHAAGQEKHIPSGYPLQIPVDDGSDEPVSETSDAKSTPTTEDATAPLVEEGDHEDQGGVEQHGEIPEGTTAEEAGVGATPNLEDHAAGDAAQGRIDSKDKEGTEAEEKKPKGPEMRGGTKTATPRSAAGQAQRNSTNATRIPAKTPTAPKTPPSSGRKEQKKPPPAAAKSEKGEQPKSGDRSGYSSPGSPGTPGSRSRTPSLPTPPAREPKKVAVVRTPPKSPASAKSRIQPSAAPMPDLKNVKSKIGSTENLKHQPGGGKVQIINKKLDFSSVQSKCGSKDNIKHIPGGGSVQIVNKKLDFSSVQSRCGSKDNIKHIPGGGSVQIVYKPVDLSHVTSKCGSLGNIHHKPGGGQVEVKSEKLDFKDKVQSKIGSLDNISHVPGGGNKKIETHKLTFRENAKAKTDHGAEIVYKSPTISGDASPRRLSNVSSTGSINMVDSPQLATLADEVSASLAKQGL, from the exons ATGGCGGAGCAGCGTCAGGACGTCACCGTGATGGAGGATCATGCAGCTGGCCAGGAGAAGCACATCCCATCAG GCTATCCCCTTCAGATACCAGTCGATGATGGATCAGATGAGCCTGTTTCTGAAACATCTGACGCTAAGAGCACCCCAACTACGGAAG ATGCCACAGCACCTTTAGTGGAGGAAGGAGACCACGAGGATCAGGGTGGTGTCGAACAGCATGGGGAGATCCCGGAAGGAACCACAG CTGAAGAGGCAGGCGTAGGAGCCACCCCCAACCTGGAGGATCAtgctgcaggagatgctgctcAAG GTCGTATTGACAGCAAAGACAAGGAAGGGACTGAAGCTGAGGAAAAGAAACCGAAG GGCCCGGAGATGAGAGGTGGCACGAAGACGGCCACGCCGCGGTCTGCagctgggcaggctcagaggaacTCGACCAATGCCACACGCATCCCAGCAAAGACCCCCACGGCCCCCAAGACACCTCCCAGCTCCG gcagaaaggagcagaaaaaaccacctcctgcagcagcaaaGTCTGAGAAAG GTGAGCAGCCAAAGTCTGGAGACAGAAGCGGTTACAGCAGTCCCGGCTCCCCCGGGACTCCAGGCAGCCGTTCCCGCACTCCCTCTctgcccaccccaccagccagggaGCCCAAGAAGGTGGCAGTGGTTCGCACACCACCGAAATCTCCTGCATCTGCCAAGAGCCGCATCCAGCCGTCTGCCGCACCCATGCCTGATCTGAAAAATGTGAAGTCCAAAATTGGCTCAACTGAAAACCTGAAGCACCAGCCCGGAGGTGGCAAG GTGCAGATTATTAATAAGAAGCTGGACTTTAGCAGCGTTCAATCCAAGTGTGGCTCAAAGGATAATATCAAACACATCCCAGGAGGAGGCAGT GTGCAGATTGTTAATAAGAAGCTGGACTTTAGCAGCGTTCAATCCAGGTGTGGCTCAAAGGATAATATCAAACACATCCCGGGAGGAGGCAGT GTTCAAATCGTTTACAAGCCAGTCGACCTGAGCCACGTGACATCCAAATGTGGTTCCCTGGGCAACATCCATCACAAACCAG GCGGTGGCCAGGTGGAGGTGAAATCTGAGAAACTGGACTTCAAAGATAAGGTGCAATCAAAAATCGGGTCCTTAGATAACATCAGCCACGTCCctggaggaggaaataaaaag ATTGAGACTCACAAGCTGACTTTCCGCGAGAACGCCAAAGCCAAGACCGACCACGGCGCCGAAATCGTCTACAAGTCCCCTACCATCTCCGGAGATGCCTCCCCGCGCCGCCTTAGCAACGTCTCCTCCACCGGCAGCATCAATATGGTGGACTCCCCCCAGCTCGCCACGCTAGCCGACGAAGTGTCTGCTTCGCTGGCCAAGCAGGGCTTGTGA